A genomic window from Camelus ferus isolate YT-003-E chromosome X, BCGSAC_Cfer_1.0, whole genome shotgun sequence includes:
- the USP27X gene encoding ubiquitin carboxyl-terminal hydrolase 27: MASLCLVPPAAPGAAQRPLGQKAGCQTLNHPWPWEPEEEGATAGGFPGASPASAAASFSESPFWVQRPALPRSLRPGGGHPRSAWPPRRHAQWPPEPGEQGEEPSPVEAEEAEEAETAETAEKAERKVEAEAKVEGKVEAAGKVEAAGKVDATGEVETAGKVDAAGNVETAEGPGRRVELKLEPEPEPEPAREAEQEPKGEPKQEPEDENPARSGGGGSDEVPLPTLPSDPPRPPDPSPRRSRAPRRRPRPRPQTRLRTPPQPRPRPPPRPRPRRGPGGGCLDVDFAVGPPGCSHVNSFKVGENWRQELRVIYQCFVWCGTPETRKSKAKSCICHVCGTHLNRLHSCLSCVFFGCFTEKHIHDHAETKQHNLAVDLYYGGIYCFMCKDYVYDKDIEQIAKEEQGEALKLQASTSTEVSHQQCSVPGLGEKYPTWETTKPELELLGHNPRRRRITSSFTIGLRGLINLGNTCFMNCIVQALTHTPILRDFFLSDRHRCEMPSPELCLVCEMSSLFRELYSGNPSPHVPYKLLHLVWIHARHLAGYRQQDAHEFLIAALDVLHRHCKGDDAGKAANNPNHCNCIIDQIFTGGLQSDVTCQACHGVSTTIDPCWDISLDLPGSCTSFWPMSPGRESSVNGESHIPGITTLTDCLRRFTRPEHLGSSAKIKCGSCQSYQESTKQLTMNKLPVVACFHFKRFEHSAKQRRKITTYISFPLELDMTPFMASSKESRMNGQLQLPTNSGNDENKYSLFAVVNHQGTLESGHYTSFIRHHKDQWFKCDDAVITKASIKDVLDSEGYLLFYHKQVLEHESEKVKEMNTQAY; the protein is encoded by the exons ATGGCCTCGTTGTGCCTTGTCCCTCCCGCCGCCCCCGGGGCGGCTCAGCGTCCCCTGGGCCAGAAGGCCGGCTGCCAAACCCTCAACCACCCGTGGCCTTGGGAGCccgaggaggag GGGGCTACGGCGGGAGGATTCCCGGGGGCGTCGCCTGCTTCCGCCGCCGCCTCCTTCAGTGAAAGTCCCTTTTGGGTCCAGCGGCCAGCGCTGCCGCGCTCCCTCAGGCCGGGCGGGGGACACCCCAGGTCTGCGTGGCCCCCGCGCCGCCACGCCCAGTGGCCGCCCGAGCCCGGCGAGCAGGGGGAGGAGCCGTCGCCAGTGGAGgcggaggaggcagaggaggcggAGACGGCGGAGACGGCGGAGAAGGCGGAGAGGAAGGTGGAGGCGGAGGCGAAGGTGGAGGGGAAGGTAGAGGCAGCCGGGAAGGTGGAGGCGGCGGGGAAGGTGGACGCTACCGGGGAGGTGGAGACGGCAGGGAAGGTGGACGCCGCCGGGAACGTGGAGACGGCGGAGGGTCCCGGCCGCCGGGTTGAGCTCAAGCTGGAGCCCGAACCCGAACCCGAGCCGGCACGGGAGGCGGAGCAGGAGCCGAAGGGGGAGCCGAAGCAGGAGCCGGAGGATGAGAACCCGGCgaggagcggcggcggcggcagcgacgaggttcctctccccacccttccctccgACCCCCCGCGGCCCCCCGATCCCTCTCCGCGGCGCAGCCGTGCCCCCCGCCGCCGACCCCGGCCGCGGCCGCAGACCCGGCTCCGTACCCCGCCGCAGCCTAGGCCAcggcccccgccccggccccggccccggcgcgGCCCTGGGGGCGGATGCCTGGATGTGGATTTCGCGGTGGGTCCACCAGGCTGTTCCCACGTGAACAGCTTCAAGGTGGGAGAGAACTGGAGGCAGGAACTGCGGGTGATCTACCAGTGCTTCGTGTGGTGTGGAACCCCAGAGACCAGGAAAAGCAAGGCAAAGTCGTGCATCTGCCATGTGTGCGGCACCCATTTGAACAGACTCCACTCTTGCCtttcctgtgtcttctttggCTGCTTCACAGAGAAACACATTCACGATCACGCCGAGACGAAACAACACAACTTAGCCGTAGACCTTTATTACGGAGGTATTTACTGCTTTATGTGTAAGGACTATGTATATGACAAAGACATTGAGCAAATCGCCAAAGAAGAGCAAGGGGAGGCTTTGAAATTACAAGCTTCCACCTCGACCGAGGTGTCTCACCAGCAGTGTTCAGTGCCCGGCCTCGGGGAGAAATACCCAACCTGGGAGACCACCAAACCTGAGTTAGAACTGCTGGGACACAACCCGAGGAGAAGAAGAATTACCTCCAGCTTCACCATCGGTTTAAGAGGACTGATCAATCTTGGCAACACGTGCTTTATGAACTGCATCGTCCAGGCCCTGACCCACACTCCCATCCTGAGAGATTTCTTCCTCTCCGACAGGCACAGATGTGAAATGCCAAGTCCCGAGTTGTGTCTGGTGTGTGAGATGTCGTCGCTCTTTCGGGAGTTGTATTCTGGAAACCCGTCTCCTCACGTGCCGTATAAGTTACTGCACCTGGTGTGGATCCACGCCCGGCATTTAGCAGGGTACCGGCAGCAGGATGCCCACGAGTTCCTCATCGCAGCGTTAGATGTCCTGCACCGGCACTGCAAAGGGGATGACGCCGGGAAGGCGGCTAACAATCCCAACCACTGTAACTGCATCATAGACCAAATCTTCACAGGTGGCCTGCAGTCGGATGTCACCTGTCAAGCCTGCCATGGGGTCTCCACCACTATAGACCCTTGTTGGGACATCAGCTTGGACTTGCCTGGCTCTTGCACCTCCTTCTGGCCAATGAGCCCCGGGAGGGAGAGCAGCGTGAATGGGGAAAGCCACATCCCAGGAATCACTACCCTCACGGACTGCTTGCGAAGGTTTACAAGGCCAGAGCACTTAGGAAGCAGTGCCAAAATCAAGTGTGGTAGTTGCCAAAGCTACCAGGAATCGACCAAACAGCTCACGATGAATAAATTACCGGTCGTTGCCTGTTTTCATTTCAAACGGTTCGAACACTCAGCCAAACAGAGGCGTAAGATCACTACATACATATCCTTTCCTCTGGAGCTGGATATGACACCGTTCATGGCCTCGAGTAAGGAGAGCAGGATGAATGGACAGTTGCAGCTGCCAACCAATAGTGGAAACGACGAGAATAAGTATTCCTTGTTTGCTGTGGTTAATCACCAGGGAACTTTGGAGAGTGGCCATTACACCAGCTTCATCCGGCACCACAAGGACCAGTGGTTCAAGTGTGATGATGCTGTCATCACCAAGGCCAGTATTAAGGACGTCCTGGACAGTGAAGGGTATTTACTGTTCTATCACAAACAGGTCCTGGAACACGAGtcagaaaaagtgaaagaaatgaataCGCAAGCCTACTGA